Proteins found in one Hemibagrus wyckioides isolate EC202008001 linkage group LG23, SWU_Hwy_1.0, whole genome shotgun sequence genomic segment:
- the LOC131344085 gene encoding uncharacterized protein LOC131344085, translated as MKTLHLALILLVLSGVLTQDREFGVKYPDKPICAVRGFSVSIPCSYSYPQNHQVEQKLWCSMNSNTDLCLNPPYVYNSSSNTKSDFEFTGDDKSDCTLLIHNVQFSYSGEYRFRFITNVDRFTGKPGVTLQVTDLKVSLIRLSGNGTLKQGDSLNLRCDVNCTHTSSQFVWSKNNQPLNTSGPVLHFPAVTVRDSGKYTCTWETNVTSGSETISLHVEDEMIYGETYNSWPFWMVVMVTAGLILVVVIYSRRHVHTEQLKEDDSDIYTTVQYNTFTMN; from the exons ATGAAGACCCTGCACTTGGCTCTGATTCTGCTCGTGCTGTCCG GTGTTCTCACTCAGGACAGAGAATTTGGTGTGAAATATCCTGATAAACCGATCTGTGCTGTGAGAGGATTCAGTGTCTCCATTCCCTGTAGTTATTCTTATCCACAAAATCATCAGGTGGAACAAAAGCTTTGGTGCTCGATGAACTCAAACACAGATTTGTGTCTAAACCCACCGTATGTTTATAACAGCTCATCAAACACCAAGTCAGACTTTGAGTTCACTGGAGACGACAAATCAGACTGCACTTTGTTAATCCACAATGTACAGTTCAGTTATTCTGGAGAGTACAGATTCAGATTTATAACTAATGTGGACAGATTCACAGGTAAACCTGGAGTGACTCTACAAGTTACAG atttaaaggtGTCACTAATCAGGCTCAGTGGAAACGGAACCCTTAAACAAGGAGACTCGTTAAATCTGAGGTGTGATGtgaactgtacacacacttcctcacagTTTGTGTGGTCTAAGAACAACCAGCCCTTAAATACATCAGGACCTGTTCTTCACTTTCCTGCTGTAACCGTGAGGGATTCTGGGAAATACACCTGCACTTGGGAAACCAACGTCACATCAGGATCTGAAACCATCAGCCTTCACGTCGAGG ATGAAATGATTTATGGAGAAACGTATAATTCATGGCCCTTCTGGATGGTTGTCATGGTGACAGCTGGACTGATTTTGGTTGTTGTGATTTACAGCAGGAG acaCGTCCACACTGAGCAGCTGAAGGAGGACGATTCAGACATCTACaccacagtacagtacaatacattcACCATGAACTGA
- the LOC131344084 gene encoding uncharacterized protein LOC131344084, translating into MKTLHLATILLTLSGVLTQDREWRVKYPDKPICAVRGFSVSIPCSYSYPQNHQVKQKLWCSMNSNTDFCYKPPYVYNSLSNTKSDFEFTGDDKSDCTLLIHNVQFSYSGEYRFRFITNVTDGRFTGDPGVTLQVTDLKVSLIRLSGNGTLKQGDSLNLRCDVNCTHTSSQFVWSKNNQSLNTSGPVLHFPALTVRDSGKYTCTWETGETSGSETISLHVEDEMIYGETYNSWPFWMVVMVTAGLILVVVIYSRRHVHTEQLKEDDSDIYTTVQYNTFTMN; encoded by the exons atgaagacGCTGCACTTGGCTACGATTCTTCTCACTCTGTCTG GTGTTCTCACTCAGGACAGAGAATGGAGAGTGAAATATCCTGATAAACCGATCTGTGCTGTGAGAGGATTCAGTGTCTCCATTCCCTGTAGTTATTCTTATCCACAAAATCATCAGGTGAAACAAAAGCTTTGGTGCTCGATGAACTCAAACACAGATTTCTGTTATAAACCACCGTATGTTTATAACAGCTTATCAAACACCAAGTCAGACTTTGAGTTCACTGGAGACGACAAATCAGACTGCACTTTGTTAATCCACAATGTACAGTTCAGTTATTCTGGAGAGTACAGATTCAGATTTATAACTAATGTGACCGATGGCAGATTCACAGGTGATCCTGGAGTGACTCTACAAGTTACAG atttaaaggtGTCACTAATCAGGCTCAGTGGAAACGGAACCCTTAAACAAGGAGACTCGTTAAATCTGAGGTGTGATGtgaactgtacacacacttcctcacagTTTGTGTGGTCTAAGAACAACCAGAGCTTAAATACATCAGGACCTGTTCTTCACTTTCCTGCTCTAACTGTGAGGGATTCTGGGAAATACACCTGCACTTGGGAAACCGGCGAGACGTCAGGATCTGAAACCATCAGCCTTCACGTCGAGG ATGAAATGATTTATGGAGAAACGTATAATTCATGGCCCTTCTGGATGGTTGTCATGGTGACAGCTGGACTGATTTTGGTTGTCGTGATTTACAGCAGGAG acaCGTCCACACTGAGCAGCTGAAGGAGGACGATTCAGACATCTACaccacagtacagtacaatacattcACCATGAACTGA
- the LOC131343977 gene encoding uncharacterized protein LOC131343977 translates to MVLVTKVSELRISDNIHTDKCELLIEEEMKMLYMALILLTLSGVLTQDRWSVKYPDKPICAVRGFSVSIPCSYSYPQNHQVEQKLWCSMNSNTDVCLNPPYVYNSLSNTKSDFEFTGDDKSDCTLLIHNVQFSYSGEYRFRFITNVTNGRFTGKPGVTLQGTDLKVSLIRLSGNGTLKQGDSLNLRCDVNCTHTSSQFVWSKNNQPLNTSGPVLHFPAVTVRDSGKYTCTWKTGETSGSETISLHVKDLTDDDPEIPENTENPELWSIWVIVCVTAGAIVVVSVIIGAVIHNRRSVHTEQQKKDDSATESNVQKNEDDSAIYSNVQQQEEDSAIYANV, encoded by the exons ATGGTTTTAGTGACCAAAGTCAGTGAGCTCAGAATATCTGataatatacacacagataaatgtGAACTTCTTATTGAAGAAGAGATGAAGATGCTGTACATGGCTCTGATCCTGCTCACGCTGTCTG GTGTTCTCACTCAGGACAGATGGAGTGTGAAATATCCTGATAAACCGATCTGTGCTGTGAGAGGATTCAGTGTCTCCATTCCCTGTAGTTATTCTTATCCACAAAATCATCAGGTGGAACAAAAGCTTTGGTGCTCGATGAACTCAAACACAGATGTGTGTCTAAACCCACCGTATGTTTATAACAGCTTATCAAACACCAAGTCAGACTTTGAGTTCACTGGAGACGACAAATCAGACTGCACTTTGTTAATCCACAATGTACAGTTCAGTTATTCTGGAGAGTACAGATTCAGATTTATAACTAATGTGACCAATGGCAGATTCACAGGTAAACCTGGAGTGACTCTACAAGGTACAG atttaaaggtGTCACTAATCAGGCTCAGTGGAAACGGAACCCTTAAACAAGGAGACTCGTTAAATCTGAGGTGTGATGtgaactgtacacacacttcctcacagTTTGTGTGGTCTAAGAACAACCAGCCCTTAAATACATCAGGACCTGTTCTTCACTTTCCTGCTGTAACCGTGAGGGATTCTGGGAAATACACCTGCACTTGGAAAACCGGCGAGACGTCAGGATCTGAAACCATCAGCCTTCATGTCAAGG ATTTAACTGATGACGATCCTGAAATCcctgaaaacactgaaaatcCTGAACTTTGGTCAATCTGGGTCATTGTTTGTGTGACCGCAGGAGCGATTGTCGTCGTCTCAGTCATCATAGGAGCTGTGATTCACAACAGGAG GAGTGTCCACACCGAGCAGCAGAAGAAGGATGATTCTGCCACTGAATCTAATGTCCAGAAGAATGAGGACGATTCTGCAATCTACTCTAACGTCCAGCAGCAGGAGGAAGATTCTGCAATCTATGCTAATGTGTAA